One Armatimonadota bacterium genomic window carries:
- a CDS encoding tetratricopeptide repeat protein — protein sequence MAAPTWTIKTFGSFEVTSKDAVAKFRTRKTAGLVALLVIRPGEQLSRESLAALCWPDSDASRQSLRMAISDIRSVLGEDAVLADRDRVGLNAGRVSVDVALFEKLTREKRFREALDLVQGLFLQGHEEDWVVPERLRLTDMIATAAVSMLADDPGEENASVAKRILTVVGCREDIHVALMQAYVRRGQTSLAIAQFEELERQLNELWGEPPSQAAVDVLESAPQPRAASISRPSWRHQLVGREGLIDDVIVTLKQANLVTLIGPGGSGKTSLARAVMNEVEGTTWFVDLTPETTATGAARAIQTALGLPHAEQSEAVPAIGRFLRSHLGLMVLDNFEQLAAVATPMVEALAKDGQILVTSRVELGLRGEILKRVGPLDLPKMGASLEEVRLSPAVSVFEHRARAANDSFTVTGDNAPSVVELCRRLDGLPLAIELAAARVVVHSPAQILASIQRSMSAIDSRQTNGVDRHSSLDRTIAWSFDLLDDDSKRAALASSLFAGLFTEIDVATLLPNTNLTKALETLVRSSVINADTSSDVARYSMLETIRTCIPNLVENRNEFQPRFLVCMAHKAREVEEGDLRYEERLRRHQSQLANYFAALDFFVESRASIPIGIRLALDLMPAAAVYSLGDRLGAVLTAILTWPNDEIDPALRAQVVMASLNLSANTDDLDQSIALTQAQLPKVAGNLKLETQAKLQLASLYKSRGRYKEAMTNLEWSIGHFDDLSHHERARAFYLAGLTACCMGEHVRSLDYHLEALKHARKGGDRAQLIRILFDVGSELAHQGRSEESLELFDEAVEHCEILDSSKLEGLTRWQQGDALLYMNRPEDAVPILQRSIELVMEVGFKAALKWIFLKMGEALAKCGQPVTAVRLFGKAVETRNAESRPLAVYEQNDLDKTMEIVRGQLSQNAIDRHWSEGAQTSWEELIEEALSAGVPTASPM from the coding sequence ATGGCGGCACCGACCTGGACAATCAAAACCTTCGGTTCCTTCGAAGTTACATCGAAGGATGCCGTTGCGAAGTTCCGAACCAGGAAAACGGCGGGCCTGGTGGCTCTCCTAGTCATCCGCCCCGGCGAGCAATTGAGCCGTGAGTCTTTGGCCGCCCTTTGCTGGCCCGATTCCGATGCTAGTCGCCAAAGCCTCCGAATGGCGATTTCCGATATCCGCTCCGTCCTGGGCGAGGACGCCGTTCTAGCCGACCGCGACCGTGTCGGGCTGAATGCCGGGCGAGTGTCTGTCGATGTCGCCCTATTCGAGAAGTTGACGCGAGAAAAGCGATTCCGAGAAGCCCTCGATTTGGTGCAGGGTTTGTTCCTCCAAGGTCATGAAGAGGACTGGGTGGTGCCGGAGCGCCTTCGCCTCACCGACATGATCGCGACCGCCGCGGTCTCAATGCTGGCCGACGATCCCGGCGAAGAAAATGCGTCGGTGGCCAAGCGAATTCTGACTGTAGTCGGCTGTCGCGAGGACATTCATGTCGCGCTCATGCAGGCCTATGTTCGCCGAGGTCAAACCAGCCTCGCCATCGCCCAGTTCGAGGAGTTGGAGCGTCAGCTCAACGAGTTATGGGGCGAGCCGCCATCGCAAGCCGCCGTCGACGTTCTCGAATCCGCACCGCAACCACGAGCCGCCAGCATCAGCCGTCCCTCGTGGCGACACCAACTCGTGGGTCGAGAAGGGTTGATCGACGATGTGATCGTCACATTAAAGCAGGCTAACCTGGTGACGCTGATCGGCCCTGGAGGCTCGGGCAAAACGTCGCTCGCCCGAGCGGTCATGAACGAGGTCGAGGGGACCACGTGGTTTGTTGACCTGACTCCCGAAACCACCGCAACCGGAGCCGCCCGTGCCATTCAGACCGCCCTCGGCCTGCCTCACGCCGAGCAGAGCGAGGCCGTTCCCGCCATAGGTCGGTTCCTCCGGTCGCACCTGGGTCTGATGGTGCTTGATAACTTCGAGCAGTTGGCCGCCGTCGCAACCCCGATGGTCGAGGCCCTTGCCAAAGACGGTCAAATTCTCGTAACGAGCCGCGTCGAACTAGGGCTCCGAGGCGAAATTCTCAAGCGCGTTGGACCGCTGGACCTGCCGAAGATGGGAGCGAGCTTGGAGGAAGTTCGCCTTTCGCCTGCCGTTTCCGTGTTCGAGCACCGAGCCCGAGCCGCCAACGATTCATTCACCGTTACCGGCGACAATGCACCATCCGTGGTCGAACTTTGCCGCCGCCTCGACGGCCTACCGCTGGCCATCGAGCTTGCCGCCGCGCGGGTCGTGGTTCATTCGCCCGCTCAGATTCTCGCCAGCATTCAGCGTTCGATGAGTGCGATTGATTCCCGCCAAACTAACGGAGTAGATCGCCACAGTAGTCTGGATCGAACCATCGCTTGGAGCTTTGACCTGCTCGACGACGATTCCAAGCGAGCCGCCCTCGCCTCCAGCCTCTTCGCCGGGCTGTTCACCGAGATCGACGTCGCAACCCTCCTGCCCAACACCAATCTTACGAAAGCTCTCGAAACGCTGGTACGATCATCGGTCATCAATGCCGACACGTCGTCGGACGTCGCCCGCTACTCGATGCTTGAGACAATTCGTACCTGCATTCCGAACCTGGTCGAGAATCGAAACGAGTTCCAACCCCGTTTCCTCGTATGCATGGCGCACAAGGCAAGGGAAGTGGAAGAAGGCGATTTGCGCTATGAGGAGCGACTGCGGCGACACCAGAGCCAACTCGCCAATTACTTCGCCGCCCTCGACTTCTTCGTCGAGTCGCGAGCCTCGATCCCAATCGGAATCCGCTTGGCCCTCGACCTCATGCCTGCCGCCGCCGTCTACTCTCTTGGCGACCGACTCGGCGCGGTCTTGACCGCTATCCTGACGTGGCCAAACGACGAAATCGACCCGGCGCTTCGAGCCCAAGTCGTGATGGCTTCGCTGAACCTGTCGGCAAATACCGACGACCTCGATCAGTCCATCGCCCTCACCCAAGCGCAACTTCCCAAGGTCGCCGGAAACCTAAAACTCGAAACTCAGGCCAAGTTGCAATTAGCTTCTCTATACAAGTCGCGCGGTCGTTATAAGGAGGCCATGACGAACTTAGAGTGGTCGATCGGCCACTTCGATGACCTTTCCCACCACGAACGCGCCCGAGCCTTTTATCTCGCCGGCCTCACCGCCTGTTGCATGGGCGAGCACGTCCGCTCGCTCGACTATCATCTGGAAGCCCTCAAGCACGCGCGTAAGGGTGGCGACCGCGCTCAACTCATCCGAATCCTGTTCGATGTCGGCTCCGAATTGGCCCACCAGGGGCGGTCCGAAGAGTCCCTCGAACTCTTCGACGAAGCCGTGGAGCATTGCGAAATCCTCGATAGCAGCAAGCTCGAAGGACTGACCCGTTGGCAACAAGGCGACGCCCTCCTCTACATGAACCGCCCCGAGGACGCGGTGCCGATCCTCCAGAGGAGCATCGAACTCGTCATGGAGGTGGGATTCAAAGCCGCCCTCAAATGGATCTTCCTCAAAATGGGCGAAGCCCTCGCCAAGTGCGGTCAACCCGTAACCGCAGTTCGGCTGTTTGGCAAAGCTGTGGAAACACGCAACGCCGAATCACGCCCGCTGGCCGTGTACGAACAAAACGACCTCGACAAAACCATGGAGATCGTCCGGGGCCAACTTTCCCAAAACGCCATCGACCGCCACTGGTCTGAAGGGGCCCAAACCAGTTGGGAAGAATTGATCGAAGAAGCGTTGTCGGCGGGAGTGCCGACGGCATCGCCGATGTGA
- a CDS encoding DUF2961 domain-containing protein produces MSSFNGLGLHLGNLSRLSDAKTRSISPENFTGEKGKGGMSTDGPAKNCARDLGVGWKLSPLVRIPGGEEHVVADIEGPGAIQQIWLTPTGNWRYTILRIYWDDQEHPSVECPIGDFFACGWGKYAQVSSLAVCVNPGSAFNCYWEMPFRKRCRITVTNIDSEQMVLYYQVNYTLTEVPEDCAYFHAQFRRTNPLPYKEVYTILDGVQGKGHYVGTYMAWGVNNNGWWGEGEIKFFMDGDGEFPTICGTGTEDYFCGSYNFDVGKENGGYREFTTPYAGLPQVLRPDGLYQANTRFGLYRWHIMDPVRFEEDLRVTIQALGWRSGHRYLPLQDDIASVAFWYQTLPTAPFPKLPDKDYLEII; encoded by the coding sequence ATGTCATCCTTCAATGGCCTAGGTTTGCACCTCGGCAACCTCTCACGGCTCTCCGACGCGAAGACGCGCTCGATCAGCCCAGAAAATTTCACCGGCGAAAAAGGGAAGGGAGGGATGTCTACCGACGGCCCGGCCAAGAACTGTGCCAGAGACCTTGGCGTAGGATGGAAACTTTCGCCATTGGTGAGAATCCCCGGCGGGGAAGAGCACGTGGTGGCCGACATTGAGGGTCCCGGTGCCATTCAGCAGATCTGGCTAACCCCAACCGGCAATTGGCGTTACACCATTCTCCGCATCTATTGGGATGACCAGGAGCACCCATCCGTCGAATGCCCGATCGGCGACTTCTTCGCCTGCGGATGGGGCAAATATGCCCAAGTCTCCTCGCTCGCCGTATGCGTCAACCCCGGAAGCGCCTTCAACTGCTACTGGGAGATGCCGTTCCGCAAGCGATGCCGTATCACGGTCACCAACATTGACAGCGAGCAGATGGTGCTGTACTACCAGGTCAACTACACTCTCACCGAAGTGCCCGAGGACTGCGCCTACTTCCACGCCCAGTTCCGCCGCACCAACCCCCTGCCGTACAAGGAGGTCTACACCATTCTCGATGGCGTGCAGGGCAAGGGCCACTACGTCGGGACCTACATGGCGTGGGGCGTCAACAACAACGGTTGGTGGGGCGAAGGCGAAATCAAGTTCTTCATGGATGGCGACGGCGAATTCCCAACCATCTGCGGCACCGGCACCGAGGACTATTTCTGCGGCTCATACAACTTCGATGTCGGCAAGGAAAACGGCGGCTACCGCGAGTTCACTACTCCTTACGCCGGTCTGCCCCAGGTCCTACGGCCCGATGGGCTGTACCAAGCCAACACCCGTTTCGGCCTCTATCGCTGGCACATCATGGATCCCGTTCGGTTCGAGGAGGACCTTCGAGTGACCATCCAAGCTCTCGGCTGGCGAAGCGGGCATCGGTACCTACCGCTCCAGGACGACATCGCGAGCGTCGCGTTCTGGTATCAGACCCTGCCTACCGCCCCATTCCCCAAGCTCCCCGACAAGGATTATTTGGAGATCATCTAG
- a CDS encoding prolyl oligopeptidase family serine peptidase yields MIFALTGLVTPAPKFELTIESIMRGYALVGHSPRRLRWSEDGTKVGFSWAKADGTQNEAYKNYTVDADGSNLKEDSLPRTERKPWEGGSKLGFEVAYEKLGDIYIHNLNDGSDKNLTDSKESESSPVYARDGQSIVFRKGPNWYRLSLVDKKTTQLTQPKSDTNSTDVPVTIDPPKDFMAGGSTVSPSGTHVAVSLFERGAADQPAQVASFINSSSYVELVQTYPRVGGPQSHSQVRIYNLANGKSFDISTPRPGTVRQIQWSPDGKYGVAWGFAEDHKDAWLFEFDTTSEKVATMYDEHDNAWVGGAFDGSLGWLPNSSKFYFLSENSGYANLMTMRPTDEKATDITDGQFEVSNVQMDEDRGRFVFVSSEGSPFDRHIDAVSFDGGARRKLADYSAGDDSEFAISPDGTKIAVVKSKSDHPAELFLNGKQITETPSAEWLSGPWIDPPIVMVPARDGVKVPAKLYKSKDWRKGGPAVVFVHGAGYLQNVFNGWSYYYREYMFHHLLMDHGYAVLDIDYRASAGYGKAWRTAIYRHMGGTDLNDVVDGAKYMVDELGAAPDRLGVYGGSYGGFITLMAMFTSPDTFKSGAALRPVGDWANYHHGYTSPILNTPQEDPEAYKVSSPINFVDGLKGNLLICHGMVDTNVQFQDSVRVVEKLIELGKKNWSVAPYPVENHAFTKPESWTDEYNRIFDLFERTIGTKRKD; encoded by the coding sequence ATGATTTTTGCATTGACCGGATTGGTCACGCCTGCACCGAAGTTCGAACTCACCATCGAGTCGATCATGCGCGGTTACGCGCTGGTCGGCCACTCGCCGCGCCGCCTGCGATGGTCCGAGGATGGAACCAAGGTCGGCTTTTCGTGGGCGAAGGCCGATGGAACCCAAAACGAGGCGTACAAGAATTACACGGTCGATGCCGACGGATCAAATCTGAAGGAGGATTCGCTGCCGAGGACCGAGCGCAAGCCGTGGGAAGGCGGGAGCAAGCTTGGGTTCGAGGTTGCCTATGAGAAGCTGGGCGACATCTACATCCACAACCTCAACGACGGGTCGGACAAGAATCTGACCGACTCGAAGGAGAGCGAATCTAGCCCGGTCTACGCCCGCGATGGGCAGTCGATCGTCTTCCGCAAGGGCCCAAACTGGTACCGACTCTCGCTGGTCGATAAGAAGACGACCCAACTCACCCAGCCAAAGTCGGACACGAACTCGACCGACGTTCCCGTCACCATCGACCCGCCAAAGGACTTCATGGCCGGTGGCTCGACGGTGTCGCCATCGGGCACCCACGTAGCCGTGTCGCTCTTCGAGCGAGGCGCAGCCGACCAGCCTGCCCAGGTCGCGAGCTTCATCAACTCCAGCTCCTATGTCGAACTAGTCCAAACCTATCCACGCGTCGGCGGGCCGCAGTCACACAGCCAAGTGCGAATCTACAACCTTGCCAACGGCAAATCGTTCGACATCAGCACTCCTCGACCCGGCACGGTTCGGCAGATTCAGTGGTCGCCAGACGGCAAGTACGGCGTGGCGTGGGGCTTCGCCGAAGACCACAAGGACGCGTGGCTGTTCGAGTTCGATACAACCTCCGAGAAAGTCGCGACGATGTACGACGAGCACGATAACGCCTGGGTAGGCGGCGCGTTCGACGGATCGCTCGGCTGGCTCCCAAATAGCTCCAAGTTCTATTTTCTCTCCGAAAATTCCGGCTATGCCAACCTGATGACGATGCGCCCGACCGACGAAAAGGCGACCGACATCACCGATGGGCAGTTCGAAGTTTCGAACGTGCAGATGGACGAGGACCGCGGCCGGTTCGTGTTCGTCTCTAGCGAAGGCAGTCCCTTCGATCGGCACATCGACGCCGTCTCGTTCGATGGTGGTGCCCGCCGCAAGCTCGCCGACTACTCGGCTGGCGACGACTCCGAGTTCGCCATCTCTCCCGACGGAACCAAGATCGCGGTGGTGAAATCCAAGTCCGACCATCCCGCCGAACTATTCCTGAACGGCAAGCAGATCACCGAAACGCCGAGCGCCGAATGGCTCTCGGGCCCGTGGATCGATCCGCCCATCGTCATGGTTCCCGCCCGCGACGGCGTAAAGGTTCCCGCCAAGCTGTACAAGTCGAAGGACTGGCGCAAAGGCGGTCCCGCGGTCGTCTTCGTCCATGGCGCCGGCTATCTGCAAAACGTGTTCAACGGTTGGAGCTACTACTACCGCGAATACATGTTCCACCACCTGCTGATGGACCACGGTTACGCCGTTCTCGACATCGACTATCGCGCCTCCGCTGGTTACGGTAAGGCGTGGCGAACCGCAATCTACCGCCACATGGGCGGCACCGACCTGAACGACGTGGTGGATGGCGCAAAGTACATGGTGGACGAACTCGGCGCTGCGCCCGACCGACTGGGCGTTTACGGTGGAAGCTACGGCGGCTTCATCACCCTCATGGCGATGTTCACTTCACCCGACACTTTCAAGTCCGGCGCGGCCCTGCGCCCCGTCGGCGACTGGGCCAACTACCACCATGGCTACACTTCTCCGATCCTCAACACGCCCCAAGAGGACCCCGAAGCCTACAAGGTCAGCTCGCCGATCAACTTCGTCGACGGCCTGAAAGGGAACCTACTGATCTGCCACGGCATGGTGGACACCAACGTGCAGTTCCAAGACTCCGTCCGTGTCGTCGAGAAGCTGATCGAGCTTGGCAAAAAGAATTGGTCGGTCGCCCCGTATCCGGTCGAAAACCATGCCTTCACCAAACCCGAAAGCTGGACTGACGAATACAACCGCATCTTCGATCTCTTCGAACGAACGATTGGCACGAAGCGCAAAGACTAG
- a CDS encoding exo-alpha-sialidase, with product MSTLQKPIQEIDLDGDTARQVVVDRQAGQYLGHVSTVLLEDGKTILCVYPKGHGKGAVQLKRSEDGGKTWSERLPTPKSWETSLETPTIHRTIDLRTKKKHLILWSGLYPARLAHSEDDGRTWSELEPVGEWGGIVVMGFVERLRNGDYMAMFHDDGRFFQKTAQTTGRFTLYKTLSHDGGLHWDYPQSVYASNDMLLCEPGLVRSPDGKTLAVLLRKNARKYHSQIIFSHDEGKTWSLPRALPLTLTGDRHTARYTKDGRLVVCFRDMPPEGPWKGAFVAWVGTWDDLVNGHDGQYRVRLKDNLSSWDCGYPGVEVLPDGTVVATTYGHWTEGQEPYILSFRFKPSELDAMAKR from the coding sequence ATGTCCACCCTGCAAAAGCCCATTCAGGAAATCGACTTGGACGGCGATACCGCCCGCCAGGTCGTGGTCGATCGGCAGGCAGGTCAGTACCTCGGGCATGTCTCCACAGTCCTGCTTGAGGACGGTAAGACGATCCTCTGCGTGTACCCAAAGGGTCACGGGAAGGGCGCGGTTCAACTTAAACGAAGCGAAGACGGAGGCAAGACCTGGAGTGAACGACTGCCCACGCCGAAGTCGTGGGAGACCAGCCTGGAGACGCCGACGATCCACCGGACCATCGATCTCAGGACGAAGAAGAAGCATTTGATTCTGTGGTCGGGTTTGTACCCGGCTCGGCTGGCGCATAGCGAGGATGACGGACGGACGTGGTCCGAGTTGGAGCCCGTTGGCGAGTGGGGCGGCATCGTGGTCATGGGCTTTGTCGAGCGGCTTCGGAACGGCGACTATATGGCGATGTTTCACGACGACGGTCGATTCTTCCAGAAAACGGCTCAGACCACGGGTCGGTTTACGCTGTACAAAACGCTGTCGCACGATGGCGGCCTGCATTGGGACTATCCGCAATCCGTGTACGCTTCGAACGACATGCTCCTTTGCGAACCGGGCTTGGTTCGATCGCCGGATGGTAAGACTCTGGCGGTTCTGCTCCGGAAGAACGCCCGAAAGTACCATTCGCAGATCATCTTCTCGCACGATGAGGGCAAGACGTGGTCGCTTCCTCGCGCGCTTCCGCTGACGCTCACGGGCGATCGGCACACGGCGCGCTACACAAAGGACGGCCGGTTGGTGGTGTGCTTCCGAGACATGCCGCCAGAGGGTCCGTGGAAGGGCGCCTTTGTTGCGTGGGTCGGCACCTGGGACGACTTGGTGAATGGTCACGACGGTCAATACCGGGTACGCCTGAAGGACAATTTGAGCAGTTGGGACTGCGGGTATCCCGGTGTCGAGGTCCTGCCGGATGGCACGGTGGTGGCCACGACGTACGGCCACTGGACCGAGGGCCAGGAGCCATACATCTTGTCGTTTCGCTTCAAGCCGTCCGAGCTCGACGCGATGGCGAAGCGCTAG
- a CDS encoding DUF2239 family protein, protein MTNFNPRLDRYTAFEGTNIIAEGTRREVHEMLRLEGKDSAIIFEDWTGKQIDFDLAQPYQDAQDEIKPVGPGRPKLGVKAREVTLLPRHWDWLDGQRGGASAHLRQLVEKAMKQNPGRERVKQSQDACCRFLSAVAGNLPNFEEATRALYRKDRDKFSEEMGEWPESVRGYAMFLAHDSFLEPEPA, encoded by the coding sequence ATGACGAACTTCAATCCAAGGCTGGATCGATACACGGCTTTCGAAGGTACGAACATCATCGCCGAGGGAACTCGGCGCGAAGTGCACGAGATGTTGCGCCTGGAAGGCAAAGACAGCGCGATCATCTTCGAAGACTGGACGGGCAAACAGATCGACTTTGACCTCGCCCAACCTTACCAAGACGCGCAAGACGAAATTAAGCCAGTCGGTCCCGGTCGGCCCAAGCTCGGCGTTAAAGCCCGCGAAGTGACGCTTCTCCCCCGCCATTGGGATTGGCTCGACGGCCAGCGTGGCGGAGCTTCTGCCCATCTGAGGCAACTGGTCGAAAAGGCGATGAAGCAGAACCCCGGACGCGAACGCGTGAAGCAGTCTCAAGACGCCTGCTGCCGATTCCTCTCCGCAGTGGCGGGCAACCTGCCCAACTTCGAAGAAGCGACTCGCGCCCTATACCGAAAGGATCGCGACAAGTTCTCTGAAGAGATGGGCGAATGGCCCGAGAGCGTGCGCGGATACGCGATGTTCTTGGCCCACGACTCGTTTTTGGAGCCAGAACCGGCGTAG
- a CDS encoding peptidase S10 translates to MGRVPTFLIISALSISFAFAQSEQGPGQRGPGQGRFQRNQQEPPAQSSGEQTKNASIEIPTSVTHHTISLPSGSLKYTATAAQIPLRNDSGEVECRMFYVAYTKDDEDISKRPVTFAFNGGPGSATMWLHMGALGPKRAPMPDDGSLPAAPYTAVDNPDTWLDFTDVVVIDAPGTGYSRLANQSLASKYYGVRQDIQAFTEFVRGWLKEHHRWTSPLFIAGESYGGIRGSGLSASLVNAGIGVNGFISISGTSSYMTIRGMRGNDSPYIGFFPSMAACAWYHHKLAPRFKTVDQVVKEAQQFVDTEYVSALERGDSLSDQEKDHIATKMSEFLGISKEYCLGANLSVNVGAFFKELLRKEGLMIGRYDGRLTGREETKVGDRGLGDPSDDATTPPFTSTINDYLDRELGIKTDLTYLNSGRVRPWSEDEGVYSETATDLSHLLLRDPHFHVMYCCGYYDLACPLNATVYTVNHMGLDKETRKQISFQFYPAGHMMYIEKSSRQKLHDDAKAFEKMVLSGG, encoded by the coding sequence ATGGGACGGGTACCTACTTTTCTAATCATTTCGGCTCTATCCATCTCGTTTGCATTCGCCCAAAGTGAGCAAGGCCCAGGTCAGCGAGGACCGGGCCAGGGGCGGTTCCAGCGCAACCAGCAGGAACCGCCTGCCCAAAGCTCTGGCGAGCAGACCAAGAATGCCTCGATCGAGATTCCCACTTCGGTGACGCACCACACCATCAGCCTGCCGAGCGGAAGTCTGAAGTACACCGCGACGGCGGCACAGATTCCGCTTCGAAACGACAGCGGGGAAGTCGAGTGCCGAATGTTCTACGTGGCCTACACCAAGGACGATGAGGACATCTCCAAGCGGCCCGTCACGTTTGCCTTCAACGGCGGACCCGGAAGCGCGACGATGTGGCTCCATATGGGCGCCCTCGGACCCAAGCGCGCTCCCATGCCCGACGATGGCTCGCTTCCCGCCGCTCCCTACACAGCCGTCGACAATCCCGACACATGGCTGGACTTCACCGACGTCGTCGTCATCGACGCCCCCGGCACCGGCTACAGCCGCCTGGCAAACCAATCGTTGGCCTCCAAATACTACGGCGTGCGCCAGGACATCCAAGCCTTCACCGAGTTCGTGCGCGGCTGGCTGAAGGAGCATCACCGATGGACTTCGCCGCTCTTCATCGCCGGCGAGAGTTACGGCGGTATCCGCGGCTCCGGCCTCAGCGCCAGCTTGGTCAATGCCGGAATCGGCGTCAATGGCTTCATCAGCATCTCCGGCACCAGCAGCTACATGACCATCCGCGGCATGCGCGGCAATGACTCGCCCTACATCGGCTTCTTCCCCTCGATGGCGGCGTGCGCCTGGTACCACCACAAGCTCGCCCCGCGATTCAAGACTGTCGATCAGGTCGTGAAAGAAGCACAGCAGTTCGTGGATACCGAGTACGTTTCGGCCCTCGAGCGCGGCGACAGCCTTTCCGACCAGGAGAAGGACCACATCGCGACCAAGATGTCCGAATTCCTCGGCATCAGCAAGGAGTACTGCCTTGGCGCGAATCTTTCCGTTAACGTCGGCGCGTTCTTCAAGGAGCTTCTTCGCAAGGAAGGCTTGATGATCGGCCGCTACGATGGCCGCCTCACCGGACGCGAGGAGACGAAGGTCGGCGACCGTGGTCTGGGCGACCCAAGCGACGACGCCACGACTCCACCGTTCACCAGCACAATCAACGACTATCTCGACCGAGAGTTGGGTATCAAGACCGACCTCACGTACCTCAACTCGGGCCGAGTCCGGCCCTGGTCGGAGGACGAAGGTGTGTACTCCGAGACCGCCACCGACCTGAGCCACCTCCTTCTTCGCGATCCGCACTTCCACGTGATGTATTGTTGCGGTTACTACGACCTCGCCTGCCCGCTCAACGCGACGGTGTATACGGTCAACCACATGGGCTTAGACAAAGAGACGCGCAAGCAGATCTCGTTCCAGTTCTATCCCGCCGGCCACATGATGTACATCGAAAAGTCCTCGCGGCAGAAGCTCCACGACGACGCCAAGGCCTTCGAGAAGATGGTCCTATCCGGCGGCTAG